The DNA segment ATTGATATTTTGAAAAGCTATTTTTAAAGAATCTAAGTCGAGATTAAAAGAATCATTGATTATTAAATTATTGCGAACACCATTCACACTTTCCAAACGCATCTCCACTGCTTTTAATAAATTCAGTTTTGTAATAATTTTAGAATTTTCGAAACTAAATTCTTTCAAAACTGCTATAACACATAAAACATTACTGATTGTGGCTTCATCTCTTTGTTGGACGGGAATGGAGATTTCTTCCTCAAAATGATGAACGATGATTTGGTGTGATCTGTCTTTCCAATTATTTTTTATATGAATATCATTGTATTTTTTAAAACCAAATGATATTAATTTTTTGCTTGAATAGATATTAGTTATTTTATTGTATACCAATTCATTATCACCATTAAAAATGATAGTTTCTGAATCTTTAAATAAAATAATTTTTTCTTGGATAAGTTCTTCAACGGTATCGAAATTTGAAGAATGTGCAGAACCTATATGAGTCAGAATTCCAATTTGCGGCGAAAAGATATCTTCTAAGATCTCCATTTCGCAAGGTTTAGAAATTCCGACTTCGAAAATTCCTAACTGGTGTTTCTTAGAAATTTCTAGTAACGATAGTGGAAGACCTAGCTGTGAATTATAACTTTTCGGGCTTTTTACCGTAGCATAATCAAGAAATAAAGATTGATACAACCATTCTTTAACAATAGTTTTACCATTACTCCCTGTAATACCAATCGTTTTTAAACCAAATTGTTGAAGATGATATTTAGATAATTTTTGCAAAAAATCAAGAGAATTATCAACGATGAGCCAGGTGATATTTTGAAATTCTGGAAGATGATGTTCAGAAATTATGATCTTAATTCCCTTCTCTATTGCTGACTGGATATATTTTTCACCTGAATTTTTTGAAGTATTTACAGCCAGAAAAGCTGCATTCATTACAGAGAATAAGGTCCTGCTATCAAAGGTGATATTTTTAACTGCCAAATATTCTTCACCAATTAACTGAGAACCAGTAATTTCTGAAATTTGTTTGGTAGTGTAATTCATTTATTTTCGTTGTTCAGAAATTCATCATTAAAAACCCTTCTGCTCACTGCCTCGTAACTTTCTGTTTCGCCCAGTTGTACCAGGTCTGTGTTTTTTGTTGTTCTCATCGAATGATTAGCAAGATTTCCAGTTCTCTTACAAATAGCGTGAACCTTTGTCACGTACTCAGCTGTTGCCATTAAATTCGGCATTGGTCCAAAAGGACGACCCATAAAATCCATATCTAAACCTGCAATAACAACTCTTATACCACTATTTGCTAACTTGTTAGCTACTTCAACAATACTCTCATCAAAAAATTGAGCTTCATCAATACCTACCACGTCGCAATTGGGACCCAAAAGCAATATTTCGCTTGGACTTTGTACGGGCGTACTGCGGATTTTATTTTGATTGTGAGAAACGACTTCTTCGTTCGCATATCTCGTATCAAGTTTTGGTTTAAAAATCTCTACATTTTGTCCAGCCATTTCCGCACGTCTTAACCTTCGGATGAGTTCCTCCGTTTTTCCAGAAAACATAGAGCCGCAGATTACTTCCATCCAACCGCTTTGTTTCGCGTGATTTATTGTATTTTCTAAAAACATTTGTTAAATTAGCCGTAAGATTTAAAAGGTCAAAATTACGGAAATTTAATAAGATTCTATGATGCCACAACTCCAAGATATAAAGGAAAAAATGTTTTATGAAACAAAAAGTATTCTAGAATCGATCTCACAAATTAATTCTGCAGATGATCTTTTGGCTAACCAGAAATTATTCTCGGAAATGTCTGATAGAATAGCTTTTCTAAAGATACTGGCTGAAAACGAACATGCTTTTAAATCAATTCTTAATTCTACAGAAGTTAAGAGTTTTGAGCATCAAAATTTAAATATACCCGATGATGCTTCGCTCGTTTCAGAAGATGATACTGAAAGTATAATCGAAGAGAAAGTTCTATTTGAAAACGAGCTGAATAATATCGACAATCATGATGCAAATGAAAATCACACTTTTAATTCTGAATCTGATCAATCGTTTGTAGAACATAAGTTGGAGTCCGATACACAGGAAAACTCTACGCTTATTAGGGATGAGAAAGAACATGACGAGGATATTTCACTTTTAGAGGAAAAAAGAGCACTTTCAGAAAAAGAAGTGCACCGTAGGGAAATAGTGGAATTCACCGCACATAAAACTACCACTCCTGAATTTGCTGATAATTCGACCGAATATGTAGATTCGCCGAAGGTGCAAACAGAAAAGAAATTTAAACTTTCAAACATTAAAGGAATAAAAGCCGTTCAACATTTGTTTGATAATGATCCTGTGGAAGATGAAGAAGGTAAAATCGCTCCAGAACCCAAAAGTCTCTTAAAATCAAATGTGCAAACCGATTTTATGGAAGCAGAAAAAAAGAAGCCTGAATTCAGAATTGATCTTAATGATAAAGTTGCATTTACAAAGATTTTATTCGCTGGAAATGATGAAGAGTTACAAACCACAGTAGCTAAATTAAATAGCTTCAGTAATTTGGAAGATGCAAAACAATATCTTAGTGAAGTTTATTACCAAAAAGATTGGAACAAGGTAGATGAATATGCACAGCGACTCTGGAATTTGGTCGAAAATAAATTTATGTAAGATCTGAAAAAGCAATATGATAAAAAATATAAAAGATTTTCAAAACGTCTTCTTTATTGGCGTGGCGGGAGTCGGAATGAGCGCCATTGCTCAATATTTAAAAGGAATTGGGAAAGAAGTTAGCGGAAGCGATCGTTATTTTCATCCTGGGGAATACAACAAAACCAAAGAACAATTGGAAGCTGAAGGAATCAATTGTTTTCTTCAAGACGGAAGTGGAATTACAGAGAAAACCGATTTAATTGTAGTTTCTACGGCGATTGAAGATACGGTTTATGAAGTTCAGAAAGCGAAAGAACTTGGCATTCCGATTAGCAAAAGAAGCGAGTTATTATCGATTATTGCTAAAAGCAAAAAGACAATTGCAGTTGCCGGAACTTCCGGAAAATCGACAACCTCTGCGATGTTATATCAAATTTTATTAGATGCGAATTTAGAACCGAGTATTATTTCCGGAGCTGGATTAACGAGCATAATCAAACAAGGAAAAATTGGAAATGCCGCTGTCGGAAAAGGAGATTGGTTAATCATTGAAGCTGATGAAAGCGACGGTTCGGTTGTTCAATATGAACCAGAAATCGGATTGCTTTTAAATATTGATAAAGACCATCAAGAGATTGATGAATTGATTGAGCTATTCACCACTTTTAAAAACAATACCAATAGTTTATTCGTTGTAAATCAATCAAATACATTGGCCAAGTCATTGTCAACAAATTCGAAAAATGATTTTGGATTTAAAGATAAAAATGCAGGATATTCTGCTGAAAATTTTAAACAAGAAGGGTTGTTTTTAACGTTTGAAGTTTTGAATCAGAAATTTCAAATGAATTCATTGGGACAACATTCCGTTGAAAATGCTACAGCTGCAATTGCAGTGGCGAATCAAATCGGAATCGATTTAAAAACTTGTGCTGAAAGTTTAGCAATGTATGAAGGGATTTATAGGCGTCATCAAATCTTAGGACAGAAAAATGGAGTGTGGGTAATTGATGATTACGCACATAATCCCGCAAAATGTGCCGCTTCGATTAAAGCGTGTCAACCTTTAGCAGAAAAAGTTATTGCATGGTTTCAACCGCATGGTTACAAGCCAACGCGATTTTTGAAAGACGACTTTATTCAGGAAATTGCAGATGCATTAAGACCTCAAGATGAAATATGGATGAGCGAAATTTTCTACGCTGGAGGAACTGCAATAAAAGATATTTCTGCCAATGAATTAATTGAAGGAATTAAAGCAAAAGATAAAAAAGCCCATTTTGTCGAGGACAGAAATGATTTGTTAGAAGCGCTAAAACCAAAATTGAATCCAGGAACAGTTTTGCTTTTAATGGGCGCGAGAGATCCAAGTTTGGAGACTTTCTGTAAAGAATTGTTTGAAAATTTGTAATATAAAATAGGAACTGAAGCCTAAGATTAAAATCTCAGGCAAGAATATTGGCGGTTGCTATGCAACTGACAATTGAGTCACATAACGACGACCGATATCCCAGCGTTGGAATTTATTCCCATGCGACCAATAACGTTATTATAACATTGAGATATTTCAAAATGCCCAACACATATGTTCAATTATAAGTGCAGACGGTTTTTGCTGTAAAATACAGGAGAGCTATAATTAAGGAGCATTTTAGAAAAGAATTACACGCAGTAGTTGGGAATTTGATCAATGAGACAGGATGTAAAACAATCATTGTGAATGGAGTAGATGACCATATTCATTGTTTTTTTTCTTTGAAATCTTCAATTTCGCTTTCTGAGGTGATGAAAAGTGTAAAAGCAAAATCCTCAAAATGGGTTAATGAAAGTGGATTTTTAGAAGAACGGTTTGAATGGCAAAGAGGATTTGGCGGATTTAGCTACAGCCAATCTGCCATCAGCAACGTTTATAAATATATTCAGAATCAAGAAGAACATCATAAGAAGGAAAACTTTAAAGCAGAATATCAAAAACTATTAAAGGAATTTGAGATCGAGTATAATGAAAATTATTGGTTTGAGGATTTAATTTAAAGAATAGATTAATTTTGCCTGAGATTACAAATGAAAAATGATATCTAAAACCTGAGATTAAAATCTCAGGCAAGAAGATCGGCCGTTGCTGTGCAACTCACAACCCAGTCGCAGAGCGACGACCGATATAATAACGTTGGAATTTATTCCAAAAAAAGAAAAATGAGCGGAATCCTATATTTTGTACCAACACCGATTGGAAACTTAGAAGACATGACTTTCAGAGCGGTAAGAATTCTGAAAGAGGTTGATTATATTTTATGTGAAGATACCCGGACTTCAGGTTTTCTTTTAAAGCATTATGAAATATCTAAACCTCTGAAATCGTATCATTTACACAACGAACATCATACCACGCAGAAAGTAATTGATGATTTAAAAAACGGACAGAACATCGCAATAATTACCGATGCCGGAACGCCTGGAATTTCAGATCCTGGTTATCTTTTGGCAAAAGCTGTTTCAGATGACAATTTAGAAATGCAGTGTTTACCAGGAGCAACAGCATTTGTTCCAGCTCTTGTTGTTTCTGGATTACCGAATAATGAATTTTTATTTGCCGGATTTTTACCCCAGAAAAAAGGAAGACAAACCAAACTAAAGCAGTTAGCAGAAGAGAAGAAAACAATTATTCTCTACGAAAGTCCGCACAAGATTAATACGACTTTAGAACAGATCAAAGAATTTTTCGGTGAAGAAACAAAAGTGAGTTTAAGCCGTGAAATTTCAAAGAAATTTGAAGAAACTAAACGCGGAACTATCAATGAGTTAATTGACTTTTCCAAAAGCAAAACTTTAAAAGGAGAGATTGTTTTAGTGATCAATAATGTTGAAAGTAAAGAAGATGAAAGTGAAAAGCCTTTGTCCAAAAACAAATATAAAAACTTAGATAAATAAACTACAAGAATATGGGATTATTAGAAGGGAAAGTTGCCCTAATTACGGGTGCAACTCGAGGAATCGGAAAAGGAATTGCAGAAGTTTTCGCTAAACAAGGAGCACACGTTGCTTTTACTTATGCCGGTTCAGTTGATAAAGCGAAAGTCTTAGAAGAAGAATTAGGAAAAATAACCAAGGTGAAATCTTACCAATCAGATGCGTCGGATTATGATGCTGCTCAACAATTAGCAGCAGATGTAATTGCTGACTTCGGGAAAATCGATATTTTAATTAACAATGCTGGGATTACCCGTGATAATTTGATGTTGAGAATGTCCAAAGAGGATTGGGATACGATTATGAAAGTGAATTTGGATTCGGTTTTCAACCTAACGAAAGCGGTGATCAAGCCAATGATGAAAGCGAGATCTGGTTCGATTATCAATATGACTTCCGTTGTGGGCATCAAAGGAAATGCTGGTCAGGCAAATTATGCCGCCTCAAAAGCCGGTGTCATTGGTTTTTCCAAATCAATTGCTCTTGAATTAGGTTCTCGAAATATCCGTTGCAACGCGATTGCTCCAGGATTTATTGAAACTGAAATGACCGCAGCTTTAGATGAAAAAACTGTTCAGGGATGGAGAGATTCAATTCCGTTGAGACGTGGTGGCCAACCCGAGGATGTTGCCAATGCATGCGTTTTCTTAGCGAGTGATATGTCGTCTTACATAAGTGGGCAAGTACTGAATGTTGACGGTGGAATGTTAACTTAAAACTTTTAGAAGCTACTAATCATAAAAACCCGGGCCGCTCTCCACTATACCTGCCTGTCGGCAGACAGGTCTTTTTTCGTCGTTGCTCCTCAATAAAGGATGCCGGTATGATCAGGGCTAAATTAATGTTTACATTTTTCTTACTAACAATTCCGACAGCATAGTTGTTAGTAAGTTTTTGTACTAATTTTTAAAGATTAGTTGGTTAGTTGCCGTTTGCGGAATATTATTTGTATTCCTTTCTGCTTATAATTGATCCTGATTATTATGAGCGAATTATTACAGTTATTTAAAAACACAAGATCGCATTCTGTAGCGCTCTGCGAACCTCTCGAAATAGAAGACTATATTCCGCAACCAGTCGACTTTGCCAGTCCTCCAAAATGGCATCTCAGCCATTCTACTTGGTTTTTTGAGGAAATGATTTTAAAAAAATTTGTTGCTGATTATAAAGTATTTAATCCTCACTATTCATTTTTATTCAACAGCTACTATCAAACGGTCGGCGAAAGAGCAATTAGAACCGAACGTGGAACAATCACCAGACCTACAGTCGACGAAGTGTACTCATATCGAAAATATGTTGACAGCCAGATTGATAAATTACTGCAAAATCCTATCAGCGAAGATTTAGAAGAACTCCTAATTTTGGGAATTAATCATGAGCAGCAGCATCAGGAACTTTTAATTACCGATTTAAAACATACTTTTTCTTACAATCCAAGATATCCCGTTTATAAAGAAAACTTCAATCTCACCGCTCAGAAAAACGATGCAGATTGTTGGTTAGAAATTTCGGAAGGCATTTACCAAATTGGGTTTGAGGGTGAAGGTTTTCATTTCGACAATGAGAAAGGACGACACAAAGTTTTTTTACATGATTTTGAAATTTCCAAATCCTTAGTTACCAATGCAGAATTCCTAGAATTTATGGAAGCTGGCGGATATGAAAATTTTAAATACTGGTTAGATGAAGGCTGGAATTGGGTGAATGAAAACCAAATTAAGTCACCCCTTTATTGGACAAAAATTGAAGACACTTGGAATTCCTTTACGTTAGAAGGTTTGAAGCCTGTTGAGCCAGATCATATTCTAACCCACATTTCTTTCTACGAAGCTCAAGCATTCGCAACCTGGAAAGGTTTAAGATTACCCACAGAGTTTGAGTGGGAAGCCGCCGCAGATCAATTGAACTGGGGAAAAAGATGGGAGTGGACTTATTCTGCCTATCTTCCTTATCCACAATTTCAGATTGCTGAAGGAGCAGTCGGCGAATATAATGGGAAGTTCATGGTGAGCCAAATGGTTTTGCGTGGTGCTTCTACGGCAACTCCAAAAGGTCATCAGAGAAAAACCTATAGAAACTTTTTCCATCCAAAACACAGATGGCAAATAACCGGCATAAGATTAGCAAAATGACGAAAAACGATGCTTTTTTAAAGGATGTAAATGATGGTTTGAGTCAAAATCCCAAATATATCTCTTCTCATTATTTTTACGACAAAGCAGGTGACGAGCTTTTTCAAAAAATTATGGAAATGCCAGAATACTATCTCACTAATTCTGAATTGGAGATTTTTAAGGAGCAAAGTATGGAAATTATTGAGTCTTTTAACATTGATAAAAACCAAAAGTTCGAGCTGATTGAATTAGGTTCTGGGGATGGAAAAAAGACGCAACATTTGTTACGTGCACTACTTTCTCAAAACTATCAATTCAAATATATACCAGTGGATATTTCGACGAATAGTCTGGAAGTTATCACTAAAAACCTAGAAAATCATTTTCCAACTATAAATATAGAGCCACAACAAGGCGACTATTTTCAAGTTTTAGACCGACTTTTTACGTCTAATCATCCAAAGATCATTCTTTTTATAGGCTCAAATCTCGGCAACATGGAAGATGAAGTTGCAAAAAGATTCTTGAGTAAAATTTCCCAAAATTTAAAAACCAATGAGAAGCTTCTTCTTGGTTTAGACTTAATAAAATCAAAGGAAGTCGTTCTCCCAGCATATAACGATCCGGCTGGCATTACGAGTAGCTTTAATTTGAACTTATTAAAAAGAATTAACACCGAGCTCGGTGCAGACTTTGATTTAGAAAATTTTGAACATGCTCCAGAATATACAGAGGAAGAAGGAATTGCAAAAAGCTTTTTAAAAAGTAGGAAAAGACAGAGTGTTTATATCAAAGATCTTGATCAGTCTTTTGAATTTAGAGAAAACGAACGTATTCATACAGAAGTCTCACGAAAGTACGATGATGAAGTTTTAAAGAAACTACTTCTTAAATCCGACTTGGAGATATCGGAGAAATTTTTAGATTCTAAAAATTATTTTGCAGATTATATTTTAACCAAAAGATGATGAATCAAATCATTTCCAGAGGAATTTTAGGTTTGGGGCAGCAGTCAAACGCGTACTATCTAGACCAGATTCAAAAGCGATATGAAGAGCGGAACGAAATGTTTGCTACCTGTCCGCTGTTGATGTATCAAATTGATTTTCAAGAAATAAACTTGTTTCTTCCCAATCAATTTTCAATTTTAATTCCTAGAATAAAACATTACTTAGATCAAGTTTCAAAATTAGGGATTACCAAGCTTTTAGTTCCAAATATTACATTGCATGAAACATTAGATCAAATTACTTTTGAACTTGAAATTTGTCATCCGGTACTTTTAACTATACAATATTTAAAGGAAAATAATATTAAGAAGGTATTCCTTTTTGGAACAAACTATACCATGAATTCTGATTATATCAAACAACGATTTTCAGAAAAAGAGATTCTCGTTGAGTCGCCAACAGAAGCCGATCAAGAATGGATTGATCGTTTCAGAAAATCAGTTTACGCTAGAGAGGTGACGCTAATTCAAGTATACTTTTACCAGGAAATGTTAAAAAAGTATGGCGGTACACTGCCGGTCGTTATAGCCTGTACTGAGCTCTCTATCTACGCATTGAAAAATGTTTCTTTCTGTATCGACATGGCAGACTTACAAATCGAGAAATTTCTCAAATAATGATTTATTGCAGAATTTTTAGCATAATAGTTGAGGAAATTATTCTAAGATTTCACGTAACTTCTGTAGATGTTCGTGCGCAGTTAAGTCGAATTTAACAGGCACAATAGAGACAAACCCTTCTGAGAGTGCTGTTTCATCTGCATCAGGGCTAGTATCCATATTATTGAAATAGCCTGTTAGCCAATAATATTTTTTGCCGTGTGGATTAATTCTTTCGTCAAAATTTTCTTCCCATTTAGCATTGGCCTGTCGGCACACTTTTATCCCTTTTATTTCTTCTTTTAAAAGTTTCGGAATATTGACATTCAGAACAATGCCTTTTGGTAAAGGGTTCTCTAACACTTTATGAACGATATTTTGAATATGCTCCTTCGCTTGGGTAAAGTCGGCATCCCACGAAAAATCGAGCAATGAAAATCCAATTGACTGTAATCCTTCAACTCCTGCTTCTACGGCAGCGCTCATTGTCCCTGAATAAATTACATTGATGGAAGAATTTGCACCATGATTAATTCCTGATACAACCAGGTCTGGTTTCCTGGTTAAAATTTTATTTAATGCAAATTTTACACAGTCTACAGGAGTTCCACTCAGAGAGAAATCTTTTTGTGGCCCCTCTAAACTTATTTCTTCGAATGTAAGGGTAGAGTCAATAGTGATTGCGTGCCCTTTTCCGGACTGTGGTGAATTGGGAGCAACTACGACAACCTCGCCTATTTCATTCATAAATTCTACAAGATGACGAATCCCTGGTGCAGTTATCCCATCGTCATTGGTTACTAATATCAGTGGCCTTTGCATATACTTTTTAGGTTTTCAACAAATTTAATTAAAAAATAGTGTCGAAATATAAATAAGGTATTAATTTTGATACTTTGAAAAACCTTGTAACAAAAACGGGAAATCTTTAACATATCATCTATATACAATACCTCAATGTTTAAAAACTTTAGACTCAATACATTACTTCTATTTATTCCGCTAACGAGTTTGGTATTCTGCTTCAACTCACCAAAGAACGACGACGATAAAATGTCGACAATAATGGTTAGCGTAAAAAACACCCTAAGTTACCTGCATTATTCTCCAAAACCTATTAATGATGCGTATTCACAGGAAGTTTACAATCATTATTTCGAAATGGTAGATGCTTCGAAACGCTATTTTCTACAATCAGATATGGCAGAATTTGCTCAGCATAAAACGAAATTAGACGATTATCTTAACCAAGGCGATCTCACGTTTTATAAATTGACAATCGACCGACTTTATCAACGGGTAGAAGAAATCGATAAGATTACCCAAGACATCTTGAATAAACCAATCAACCTCGATGAGGATGAAACGCTTGTTTTGGAACCAAAGGTCAAAAAAAATGCTGCCAATAAGGCGGAGCTGGCTACAGAATGGAAAAAGTACATCAAATATAATATTCTGCAGGAAATGGAATCGCTAACTGCTAGAGAAGAAGCGCAGAAAGAGAAAAAGGATTCGGTACAGAAATTCAATTTAAAAGACACCATAAAATTAGAAATTCTTAGTCCGGAAGCGAAAAGAATAAAAGCGACCCAAGAGGTGAAAGACTTGGTTACAGATACTTTCCGAAGATTCAAGAAACGGAACAAAATGGACTGGTTTACCGTGTACATGAATGCATACACCGAAGTTTTTGATCCCCACACCAATTACTTTTCTCCTAAAAATAAAGAGGATTTTGACACTCAGTTTAAAGGGAAAGTTATTGGAATTGGAGCGTTGATCCAAGAAAAAAAAGGATATCTCTCTTTAGGGGAATTAACGATCGGTGCGCCAGCCTGGAAATCAAAGCAACTTACGGCAGGAGATAAAATTCTTAAAGTAAGATCTAAACCGAATGAAGATGCAGTAAATGTTGTTGGAATGTTGGTAGATGAAGCGGTACGCTTAATTAGAGGCGAGAAAGGGACTAAGGTCACCCTAACAGTTGAGAAAAAAGATAAGACGATTAAGGAGGTAACGATGATTCGGGAGGAAGTTGCCATAGAGGACACTTTTGCTCGAAGTATAATTATTAACTCATCAGCAGGTAAGAAGATAGGATTTATCAATTTACCGAGCTTTAACGCCGATTTTGAAGATGCAAAAGGTAGAAATGCGTCAGACGATATTAAGAATGAGATCATTAAGCTTAA comes from the Chryseobacterium sp. SNU WT5 genome and includes:
- the rsmI gene encoding 16S rRNA (cytidine(1402)-2'-O)-methyltransferase, giving the protein MSGILYFVPTPIGNLEDMTFRAVRILKEVDYILCEDTRTSGFLLKHYEISKPLKSYHLHNEHHTTQKVIDDLKNGQNIAIITDAGTPGISDPGYLLAKAVSDDNLEMQCLPGATAFVPALVVSGLPNNEFLFAGFLPQKKGRQTKLKQLAEEKKTIILYESPHKINTTLEQIKEFFGEETKVSLSREISKKFEETKRGTINELIDFSKSKTLKGEIVLVINNVESKEDESEKPLSKNKYKNLDK
- a CDS encoding UDP-N-acetylmuramate--L-alanine ligase, translated to MIKNIKDFQNVFFIGVAGVGMSAIAQYLKGIGKEVSGSDRYFHPGEYNKTKEQLEAEGINCFLQDGSGITEKTDLIVVSTAIEDTVYEVQKAKELGIPISKRSELLSIIAKSKKTIAVAGTSGKSTTSAMLYQILLDANLEPSIISGAGLTSIIKQGKIGNAAVGKGDWLIIEADESDGSVVQYEPEIGLLLNIDKDHQEIDELIELFTTFKNNTNSLFVVNQSNTLAKSLSTNSKNDFGFKDKNAGYSAENFKQEGLFLTFEVLNQKFQMNSLGQHSVENATAAIAVANQIGIDLKTCAESLAMYEGIYRRHQILGQKNGVWVIDDYAHNPAKCAASIKACQPLAEKVIAWFQPHGYKPTRFLKDDFIQEIADALRPQDEIWMSEIFYAGGTAIKDISANELIEGIKAKDKKAHFVEDRNDLLEALKPKLNPGTVLLLMGARDPSLETFCKELFENL
- the egtD gene encoding L-histidine N(alpha)-methyltransferase, with the protein product MTKNDAFLKDVNDGLSQNPKYISSHYFYDKAGDELFQKIMEMPEYYLTNSELEIFKEQSMEIIESFNIDKNQKFELIELGSGDGKKTQHLLRALLSQNYQFKYIPVDISTNSLEVITKNLENHFPTINIEPQQGDYFQVLDRLFTSNHPKIILFIGSNLGNMEDEVAKRFLSKISQNLKTNEKLLLGLDLIKSKEVVLPAYNDPAGITSSFNLNLLKRINTELGADFDLENFEHAPEYTEEEGIAKSFLKSRKRQSVYIKDLDQSFEFRENERIHTEVSRKYDDEVLKKLLLKSDLEISEKFLDSKNYFADYILTKR
- the surE gene encoding 5'/3'-nucleotidase SurE, coding for MQRPLILVTNDDGITAPGIRHLVEFMNEIGEVVVVAPNSPQSGKGHAITIDSTLTFEEISLEGPQKDFSLSGTPVDCVKFALNKILTRKPDLVVSGINHGANSSINVIYSGTMSAAVEAGVEGLQSIGFSLLDFSWDADFTQAKEHIQNIVHKVLENPLPKGIVLNVNIPKLLKEEIKGIKVCRQANAKWEENFDERINPHGKKYYWLTGYFNNMDTSPDADETALSEGFVSIVPVKFDLTAHEHLQKLREILE
- a CDS encoding aspartate/glutamate racemase family protein — translated: MMNQIISRGILGLGQQSNAYYLDQIQKRYEERNEMFATCPLLMYQIDFQEINLFLPNQFSILIPRIKHYLDQVSKLGITKLLVPNITLHETLDQITFELEICHPVLLTIQYLKENNIKKVFLFGTNYTMNSDYIKQRFSEKEILVESPTEADQEWIDRFRKSVYAREVTLIQVYFYQEMLKKYGGTLPVVIACTELSIYALKNVSFCIDMADLQIEKFLK
- the egtB gene encoding ergothioneine biosynthesis protein EgtB, translated to MSELLQLFKNTRSHSVALCEPLEIEDYIPQPVDFASPPKWHLSHSTWFFEEMILKKFVADYKVFNPHYSFLFNSYYQTVGERAIRTERGTITRPTVDEVYSYRKYVDSQIDKLLQNPISEDLEELLILGINHEQQHQELLITDLKHTFSYNPRYPVYKENFNLTAQKNDADCWLEISEGIYQIGFEGEGFHFDNEKGRHKVFLHDFEISKSLVTNAEFLEFMEAGGYENFKYWLDEGWNWVNENQIKSPLYWTKIEDTWNSFTLEGLKPVEPDHILTHISFYEAQAFATWKGLRLPTEFEWEAAADQLNWGKRWEWTYSAYLPYPQFQIAEGAVGEYNGKFMVSQMVLRGASTATPKGHQRKTYRNFFHPKHRWQITGIRLAK
- the fabG gene encoding 3-oxoacyl-[acyl-carrier-protein] reductase encodes the protein MGLLEGKVALITGATRGIGKGIAEVFAKQGAHVAFTYAGSVDKAKVLEEELGKITKVKSYQSDASDYDAAQQLAADVIADFGKIDILINNAGITRDNLMLRMSKEDWDTIMKVNLDSVFNLTKAVIKPMMKARSGSIINMTSVVGIKGNAGQANYAASKAGVIGFSKSIALELGSRNIRCNAIAPGFIETEMTAALDEKTVQGWRDSIPLRRGGQPEDVANACVFLASDMSSYISGQVLNVDGGMLT
- the tnpA gene encoding IS200/IS605 family transposase; protein product: MQTVFAVKYRRAIIKEHFRKELHAVVGNLINETGCKTIIVNGVDDHIHCFFSLKSSISLSEVMKSVKAKSSKWVNESGFLEERFEWQRGFGGFSYSQSAISNVYKYIQNQEEHHKKENFKAEYQKLLKEFEIEYNENYWFEDLI
- a CDS encoding carboxy terminal-processing peptidase, producing MFKNFRLNTLLLFIPLTSLVFCFNSPKNDDDKMSTIMVSVKNTLSYLHYSPKPINDAYSQEVYNHYFEMVDASKRYFLQSDMAEFAQHKTKLDDYLNQGDLTFYKLTIDRLYQRVEEIDKITQDILNKPINLDEDETLVLEPKVKKNAANKAELATEWKKYIKYNILQEMESLTAREEAQKEKKDSVQKFNLKDTIKLEILSPEAKRIKATQEVKDLVTDTFRRFKKRNKMDWFTVYMNAYTEVFDPHTNYFSPKNKEDFDTQFKGKVIGIGALIQEKKGYLSLGELTIGAPAWKSKQLTAGDKILKVRSKPNEDAVNVVGMLVDEAVRLIRGEKGTKVTLTVEKKDKTIKEVTMIREEVAIEDTFARSIIINSSAGKKIGFINLPSFNADFEDAKGRNASDDIKNEIIKLKAQNVEGIVLDLRNNGGGSLTEVGDIMGLFMNAGPYVQVKDGNGKIQTLKNKVTAPLWTGPLVIMQNELSASASEILAGAMQDYGRGVIIGSPQSFGKGTVQTFVDLNRFLNTTDDFGSLKLTIQKFYRISGESNQRKGIVSDIQMKDFFTYSEIGERYDDYALAWDKIPAAEYQKVNYFSVPDLQKGIEARLLNNKTYQLIQESAQWKENLDKEETISLNQTKFNEVMQTRKAQIKKFKSLQKFNNGLKFTLNPDEALREKKDEAFTKKTENWTKNLQRDLYLQEAINVISEMK
- a CDS encoding thymidine kinase, which translates into the protein MFLENTINHAKQSGWMEVICGSMFSGKTEELIRRLRRAEMAGQNVEIFKPKLDTRYANEEVVSHNQNKIRSTPVQSPSEILLLGPNCDVVGIDEAQFFDESIVEVANKLANSGIRVVIAGLDMDFMGRPFGPMPNLMATAEYVTKVHAICKRTGNLANHSMRTTKNTDLVQLGETESYEAVSRRVFNDEFLNNENK